The nucleotide window AAGGGTGAAAGAGGCGTCAAATGGAAAATTGAAATTTACTGTTTTCCCCGCCAGTCAGCTGATCGGAAGAAATGAAGCCCTGGACGGATTGAAAAGCGGCACCATTGATATGCTGGCCGGCTGCGGGACGTATTATCATGGTATGGTGCCGGAAGGCGATGTGGATTGGCTGCCGTATATTTCTTTGAACAATCGTGAAAAATTCTGGGATTATATGAATAATGATCAGGGCGGAAAAGCCGGTGAATTTCACGATATTATCTATAATGCCTACCTGGAGAAAGCAAACGCCGTATGGCTTACCAATATTATTTGCGGCAGCTCCGGCATCATCGGCAGGGGCAATACTGAATACAATACCATGGAGTCATTGAAAAATATCAAATTGAGAGCCGCTGGTGGGGTCAGCACAAGAGTGGCCAAGGCGTGGGGAGCCTGTCCGGTTACAATGGCCACAGGAGAAATTTATCCGGCCCTTCAAAGGGGAACAGTGGACGCACTGATCTTCTATGCTTACGGATTAAAGGATTATAAATTTTTTGAGGTGGCAAAAACATTTTCAACACCGCCGGTCTTTACCTGGGCGGATGATCTTTGGATCAATAAACGCGCCCTGGAAAGACTTCCCGAGGATTTGAGAAATACGCTTGTAACAGTTTCCCGTGAGTGGGGGCACTGGGCCAGTGTTGAATATTGGCCGGAATATGAGGCTGAAAACGAAAAATGGTGCAGGGAAAACGGGGTAAAGTTTGTCAGCATGGACAATGAAAATATTGAAAAATCAAAGAAGATGCTGGAGCAGGTGTGGGACTGGTATGCCAAAGAAAGCCCGGAATGTGAAAGACTGGTGGACTTGATAAAAACCGAGCAAAAAACCTGGACTGCCCTGAAAAAGGATAGCGGTCTTGAAAAAATTGCAGGGCTTCAATAACGCATTTTCAACCAGGGGAAATAGAGGAACGATAAAATGATGAATAAAAATAAAGGACTGACCCGGATCATGGACGGCATTGCGTCATTTGATGAGAAACTTGCTGAAATTGCCGGTTGGATCGTTGTACTCATGATGCTGACCATAAGTTATGACGTGGTCATGCGATATGCTTTTAATTCACCGACCACCTGGAGCTTTGAAGTCAACCGGTACATGCTCATCATGGTGGTGTTCATCGGTGCGGCATGGACCCTCCCTGCCGGAGGACACGTCACTGTAGATATTGCCACTGAAAGAATCCCGGAAAGAAAAAGAATTGTACTGGATATTATTACATCTTTTATGGCCGGGACATATGTGTTGATATTTCTGATCCAATCAGTGGTGTTTACCTATGACGCACTGGAACATAATGTAAGAAGCACTGAGTACCTGGCCTGGCCGCTGTGGCCCATAAGGGCATTTCTGGTAGTGGGTGCCGCATTGTTGTTTCTTGAATATATATTGAGAATTGTTCGAAATTTCTCACAGCTTTCTCAAACACATGAGGAAAAATAATAAGGAGATTTATTTATGGAATGGTATATCGTTCTTTCTATTCTGGTGGTGTCTCTGTCTTTCTTTCTTTTTCTGGGGCTTCCGGTAGCATTTTCTCTGGGATTTCTCAGCATTATCTGTGCACTTGTTTTCTGGCCGGGCACCACCGGGCTGTATGGGGTTGCATTGGCCGGATATGGCCATATGGGCAATTATACATTGGTTTGCGTCCCTCTGTTTATCCTCATGGCACAGCTGGTGATGCACAGCCGCATGGGAACGGACAGCTATGAGGTGGCGGATCGTTTCCTGCGCCGGTTGCCGGGGGGGCTGGGAATGACCAGTGCCGTGTTTGGCGCTATATTTGGTGCGGTTTGCGGTGCAAGCACGGCTGGAACAGCTACGGTCGGTCTGCTGTCCCTTCCGGAAATGATAAAAAGAGAGTATCAGGCCGGCATGTCCGGTGCCATTGTTGCATTTTCCGGTGCCTTGTCCATCTTGATCCCTCCCAGCGTAATTCTTATCCTTTACGGCACCCTGGCTAATGAATCCATCGGCGCACTGTTTGCCGGAGGAATTATTCCGGGAATCCTGATGACCGTTCTGGCCCTGGCCTATATTTTTATCCGGGTGCTGATTGATCCTGACGTGGCGCCCAGGGATGATGTCCGGTTTACATGGAAAGAGAAATTTGCCTCTCTTTCAAAGGTATGGTCGCTGTTAACGGTTATTTTTATTCTGTTGTTCACAATCTATACGGGGGTTGCAACCCCTACTGAAGCCAGTGCCATCGCCTGCCTTGCTGTTTTTATCATTGCGTTTGTAAAAAAAAACCTGGATGTGAAGACTACCCGGAAAGCGCTTTTGCATACCGTAAAAACCACGGCAATGATCGGTTGGATTATTATCGGTGCCACATCTTTTGGGTATGTTATTATTTATTCCGGATGTGCAGCCGAGCTGACCGACTTTGTCGTATCCCTTCCGTTGCCAACCACTGCGGTGGTGATGATACTGATGCTGGGATTTTTGATTATGGGGATGTTTTTAGACCCTGCGGCCATCGTTATGATGACAACCCCCATTATATTGCCTATTTTGACCGCCCTGGAGATAGACACCTTGTGGTTCGGTATTTTAATGGCCGTAAATATGTGTGCCGGAAATATCTCACCGCCCATGGGATTGAACTTGTATATTGTAAAAGGGCTTGTGCCGGATAAAATAAAGCTGGCTGAATTGTTCAAAGCCGCAGTGCCGTTTATTATATTGGATATCGTCACCATCGGACTGATCATGATATTCCCTGAAATTGTTACCTGGCTTCCAAGCCTGATTGTTTAGTACCATTGAAATAATAATGAAATGAATAAAGAGGAAAAATATTGATGAATAAAGGGTTAGAAAAAGTTATGGACCTTTCTGCGGCCATCGGGAAATTTGTGGAAAACGGCTGTCATATGTGCATAGGAGGGTTTACGGTAAACAGAAACCCCATGGCTGCTGTGTATGAAATTATCCGCCAGAGAAAAAAAAATCTGCATCTGTATGCTCATTCCAACGGCCAGGGCGTGGACGAGCTTGTGGGGGCGGGATGTGTGGATAAACTGGAGATCGCATACGGCGGAAACGGCAAATTTGCTTCCACCTGTATCCGGTTCAAACGTGCGGTTCAAAACGGAGACCTGCTGGTTGAAGATTATTCCAATTATCAAATGACCCTGCGGTTCCAGGCCGGTGCCATGGGACTTCCCTATCTGCCGGTCAGGTCTTCTCTGGGAACCGATATTGTTAATAAATGGGGCTTTTCCAGGGAAATAAGAACCGGCGATCCCAAAATTCCGGACGATAAATTAATTGTAGCGGATAATCCGTTCAATAAATGGGCGGATGTCGAAAAAATCGTTCTGGTGCCGGCCATTAATCCTGATGTCACCATTATCCATGTTCAGAAAGCAGATTCTCAAGGCACGGTAAGTATAGAGGGGTTGCCCATGGCGGATGTGGAACAGGCCAAAGCGGCACAATATCTCATCGTTACCTGTGAACAGCTTTTAGAGCCCGATGAGATGAAAAAACAGTCCGACATGAACCAGATTCCCCATTTTTGTGTTGATGCCGTTGTGCATATGCCCTGGGGCGCTTATCCCACGGCATGTTATAATTGTTATGATTATGACCCTGTGTATTTAAATAATTATGGAAAATTTGCCTCTGATGATCAGTTGTACCGGGAATACCTGGATAAATTTATCCATGGAACACCCCATCATGAGGCGTTTCTTGAGTTGGCCGGAATGGATCGTTTAAACGCAGTCAAGGCTGATCCGGAACGCGGATATGCTGTTAACCTGGATCGAAGATAAATCGGTTTTAGAGCGGATCATTTTGCCTTTACAGGCTTTTTTTAAAAAAATTTAGGAGTGAAATAATATGGCCGATTATACCTTGAGAGAACTGATGACCATTGCTGCTGCCCGGCAGATAAACAACGGGGAAATCGTTTTTTGCGGCACCGGGATT belongs to Desulfobacula toluolica Tol2 and includes:
- a CDS encoding TRAP transporter small permease subunit; this encodes MMNKNKGLTRIMDGIASFDEKLAEIAGWIVVLMMLTISYDVVMRYAFNSPTTWSFEVNRYMLIMVVFIGAAWTLPAGGHVTVDIATERIPERKRIVLDIITSFMAGTYVLIFLIQSVVFTYDALEHNVRSTEYLAWPLWPIRAFLVVGAALLFLEYILRIVRNFSQLSQTHEEK
- a CDS encoding CoA transferase subunit A, with product MNKGLEKVMDLSAAIGKFVENGCHMCIGGFTVNRNPMAAVYEIIRQRKKNLHLYAHSNGQGVDELVGAGCVDKLEIAYGGNGKFASTCIRFKRAVQNGDLLVEDYSNYQMTLRFQAGAMGLPYLPVRSSLGTDIVNKWGFSREIRTGDPKIPDDKLIVADNPFNKWADVEKIVLVPAINPDVTIIHVQKADSQGTVSIEGLPMADVEQAKAAQYLIVTCEQLLEPDEMKKQSDMNQIPHFCVDAVVHMPWGAYPTACYNCYDYDPVYLNNYGKFASDDQLYREYLDKFIHGTPHHEAFLELAGMDRLNAVKADPERGYAVNLDRR
- a CDS encoding TRAP transporter substrate-binding protein; the protein is MKEKGLFVINVLALVILSVFVFGAIPNMAQCKTYRLKFQMAWHTQHPQYKAYKEFIKRVKEASNGKLKFTVFPASQLIGRNEALDGLKSGTIDMLAGCGTYYHGMVPEGDVDWLPYISLNNREKFWDYMNNDQGGKAGEFHDIIYNAYLEKANAVWLTNIICGSSGIIGRGNTEYNTMESLKNIKLRAAGGVSTRVAKAWGACPVTMATGEIYPALQRGTVDALIFYAYGLKDYKFFEVAKTFSTPPVFTWADDLWINKRALERLPEDLRNTLVTVSREWGHWASVEYWPEYEAENEKWCRENGVKFVSMDNENIEKSKKMLEQVWDWYAKESPECERLVDLIKTEQKTWTALKKDSGLEKIAGLQ
- a CDS encoding TRAP transporter large permease, which gives rise to MEWYIVLSILVVSLSFFLFLGLPVAFSLGFLSIICALVFWPGTTGLYGVALAGYGHMGNYTLVCVPLFILMAQLVMHSRMGTDSYEVADRFLRRLPGGLGMTSAVFGAIFGAVCGASTAGTATVGLLSLPEMIKREYQAGMSGAIVAFSGALSILIPPSVILILYGTLANESIGALFAGGIIPGILMTVLALAYIFIRVLIDPDVAPRDDVRFTWKEKFASLSKVWSLLTVIFILLFTIYTGVATPTEASAIACLAVFIIAFVKKNLDVKTTRKALLHTVKTTAMIGWIIIGATSFGYVIIYSGCAAELTDFVVSLPLPTTAVVMILMLGFLIMGMFLDPAAIVMMTTPIILPILTALEIDTLWFGILMAVNMCAGNISPPMGLNLYIVKGLVPDKIKLAELFKAAVPFIILDIVTIGLIMIFPEIVTWLPSLIV